A genomic window from Nicotiana sylvestris chromosome 11, ASM39365v2, whole genome shotgun sequence includes:
- the LOC104223682 gene encoding uncharacterized protein, producing MGQLASNQNTRSAGALPSDLEKNPQVNAVTLRNGRELEEAPKKRMDKPIPEGELIPKATHVSKKDDANSEPVQLNILLVDVLREIPKYAKYIKDIVSHKRRLTKLEIVAHTEECTSRVQNKLPQKLKDPDSFTIHVRIGNINVRRALCDLGTRINWMPLSVFMQLGLGAPRPTTMMLQLADRSIVYLEGVIEYGLLQIEKFIFPSDFIILDYEADEQVPIILVRPLLATSDAIIKVREGK from the exons ATGGGGCAGTTAGCGTCAAATCAAAATACTAGGTCTGCGGGCGCTCTTCCTAGTGATCTAGAGAAGAACCCTCAAGTTAATGCAGTCACACTCAGAAACGGGAGGGAATTAGAAGAAGCGCCAAAGAAAAGAATGGATAAGCCTATACCTGAGGGGGAGTTGATCCCTAAGGCAACACACGTCTCAAAGAAAGATGATGCAAATTCAGAGCCA GTTCAATTAAATATTCTATTGGTGGATGTACTTCGCGAAATTCCAAAATATGCTAAGTACATCAAAGATATAGTGTCTCACAAGAGGAGATTGACTAAATTAGAGATAGTTGCACATACTGAGGAGTGCACTTCGAGGGTCCAAAACAAgctccctcaaaagcttaaggaccctGATAGCTTCACCATCCATGTGCGGATTGGTAATATTAATGTGCGTCGTGCTCTTTGTGATTTGGGGACGAGAATAAATTGGATGCCCTTGTCTGTGTTCATGCAATTGGGTCTGGGGGCTCCGAGACCAACCACTATGATGTTGCAACTAGCTGATAGATCCATAGTCTACCTTGAAGGAGTGATTGAATATGGGTTGCTGCAAATTGAGAAATTCATCTTTCCATCAGACTTCATTATCCTAGATTATGAGGCTGATGAACAAGTTCCCATCATATTGGTACGACCTCTCTTGGCTACAAGTGATGCAATTATTAAAGTGAGAGAGGGAAAATGA